The Balaenoptera acutorostrata chromosome 15, mBalAcu1.1, whole genome shotgun sequence genome contains a region encoding:
- the LAMP5 gene encoding lysosome-associated membrane glycoprotein 5 isoform X1, with protein MDLRGRAVLRVNRLRVLLMLFHTMARIIAEQEVENLSGLSTNPEKDIFVVRENGTTCLMAEFAAKFIVPYDVWASNYVDLITEQADISLTRGAEVKGHCGHNESELQVFWVDRAYALKMLFVKESHNTSKGPEATWRLSKVQFVYDSSEKTHFKDAVSAGKHTANSHHLSALVTPAGKSYECQAQQTISLASSDPQKTVTMILSAVHIQPFDIISDFVFSEEHKCPVDEREQLEETLPLILGLILGLVIVVTLVIYHLHHKMTANQVQIPRDRSQYKHMG; from the exons ATGGATCTCCGAGGAAGAGCCGTTCTCCGCGTGAATAGACTTCGAGTTCTTCTGATGCTCTTCC ATACAATGGCTCGAATCATTGCAGAACAAGAAGTGGAGAATCTCTCAGGCCTTTCCACTAACCCTGAAAAAGATATATTTGTGGTGCGGGAAAATGGGACGACGTGTCTCATGGCAGAGTTTGCAGCCAAATTTATTGTCCCTTATGATGTGTGGGCCAGCAATTATGTAGAT CTAATCACGGAACAGGCTGATATCTCACTGACCCGGGGAGCTGAGGTGAAGGGCCATTGTGGCCACAACGAGTCGGAGCTGCAGGTGTTCTGGGTGGATCGCGCGTACGCGCTCAAAATGCTGTTTGTAAAG GAAAGTCACAACACGTCCAAGGGACCCGAGGCAACGTGGAGGCTGAGCAAGGTCCAGTTTGTCTATGACTCCTCGGAGAAGACCCATTTTAAAGACGCGGTCAGTG CCGGGAAGCACACAGCCAACTCGCATCATCTCTCTGCCTTGGTCACCCCAGCTGGAAAGTCCTATGAATGTCAAGCTCAGCAGACCATTTCACTAGCCTCCAGTGATCCGCAGAAGACAGTCACCATGATCCTGTCTGCGGTCCACATCCAGCCCTTTGACATCATCTCTGATTTTGTCTTCAGTGAAG AGCATAAATGCCCAGTGGATGAGCGGGAGCAGTTGGAGGAAACCTTGCCTCTGATTTTGGGGCTCATCTTGGGCCTCGTCATTGTGGTAACACTGGTGATTTACCATCTCCACCACAAAATGACTGCCAACCAGGTCCAGATCCCTAGGGACCGATCCCAATATAAGCACATGGGCTAG
- the LAMP5 gene encoding lysosome-associated membrane glycoprotein 5 isoform X2, translated as MDLRGRAVLRVNRLRVLLMLFHTMARIIAEQEVENLSGLSTNPEKDIFVLITEQADISLTRGAEVKGHCGHNESELQVFWVDRAYALKMLFVKESHNTSKGPEATWRLSKVQFVYDSSEKTHFKDAVSAGKHTANSHHLSALVTPAGKSYECQAQQTISLASSDPQKTVTMILSAVHIQPFDIISDFVFSEEHKCPVDEREQLEETLPLILGLILGLVIVVTLVIYHLHHKMTANQVQIPRDRSQYKHMG; from the exons ATGGATCTCCGAGGAAGAGCCGTTCTCCGCGTGAATAGACTTCGAGTTCTTCTGATGCTCTTCC ATACAATGGCTCGAATCATTGCAGAACAAGAAGTGGAGAATCTCTCAGGCCTTTCCACTAACCCTGAAAAAGATATATTTGTG CTAATCACGGAACAGGCTGATATCTCACTGACCCGGGGAGCTGAGGTGAAGGGCCATTGTGGCCACAACGAGTCGGAGCTGCAGGTGTTCTGGGTGGATCGCGCGTACGCGCTCAAAATGCTGTTTGTAAAG GAAAGTCACAACACGTCCAAGGGACCCGAGGCAACGTGGAGGCTGAGCAAGGTCCAGTTTGTCTATGACTCCTCGGAGAAGACCCATTTTAAAGACGCGGTCAGTG CCGGGAAGCACACAGCCAACTCGCATCATCTCTCTGCCTTGGTCACCCCAGCTGGAAAGTCCTATGAATGTCAAGCTCAGCAGACCATTTCACTAGCCTCCAGTGATCCGCAGAAGACAGTCACCATGATCCTGTCTGCGGTCCACATCCAGCCCTTTGACATCATCTCTGATTTTGTCTTCAGTGAAG AGCATAAATGCCCAGTGGATGAGCGGGAGCAGTTGGAGGAAACCTTGCCTCTGATTTTGGGGCTCATCTTGGGCCTCGTCATTGTGGTAACACTGGTGATTTACCATCTCCACCACAAAATGACTGCCAACCAGGTCCAGATCCCTAGGGACCGATCCCAATATAAGCACATGGGCTAG